The Rhodothermaceae bacterium genome includes a region encoding these proteins:
- a CDS encoding phospho-N-acetylmuramoyl-pentapeptide-transferase has product MLYYLLQWLEEAFHPPGFQVVEFITVRATLSAITAFVIVMVIGPYVIRWLVRNQLGEEVRTELSAGAVDHSHKRGTPTMGGLIIVSAIMIATLLWGDLREVYVWLILISTAWMAAFGFADDYIKTVHKDKAGLAARMKLTGQIGLGLLVGLILYFHPQFEETRSVTDLPFVQNWHLDYNILGNTFLGGMDLGWLLFIPMTIFIVTATSNAVNLTDGLDGLAAGVAAIIALGLVVLIYISGHAGFSSYLGVLHLTGAGELTIFASAMCVACLGFLWFNGYPATVFMGDTGSLSLGAAIAVIAVMVKKELLLPLLCAVFFVETLSVILQTAYFRYTRRKTGTGKRIFRMAPLHHHYEAKGMHEVKIVTRFCLVTVITMLATLLSLRIR; this is encoded by the coding sequence ATGCTTTACTATCTGTTACAGTGGTTGGAAGAGGCGTTTCATCCTCCGGGATTCCAGGTCGTGGAGTTCATCACAGTACGCGCGACGCTTTCTGCTATCACAGCATTCGTCATCGTGATGGTCATTGGGCCCTATGTGATTCGCTGGCTCGTACGCAATCAGCTCGGGGAAGAGGTACGCACAGAGCTGAGCGCTGGCGCCGTCGATCATTCACACAAACGTGGGACCCCCACGATGGGCGGATTGATTATTGTCAGTGCAATCATGATTGCAACGCTCCTATGGGGAGACCTGCGCGAGGTCTACGTCTGGCTCATCCTCATTTCGACCGCATGGATGGCCGCGTTCGGGTTCGCAGATGATTACATCAAGACCGTTCACAAAGACAAAGCGGGCTTGGCGGCACGTATGAAGCTAACCGGCCAAATCGGACTGGGACTGCTGGTGGGGCTCATTCTGTATTTCCATCCGCAATTTGAAGAGACGCGGTCCGTGACAGATCTGCCATTCGTTCAGAATTGGCATCTCGACTATAACATTCTGGGCAATACATTCCTGGGAGGGATGGATCTTGGATGGCTCTTATTCATCCCGATGACCATATTCATTGTTACGGCCACATCTAATGCAGTCAATTTGACGGACGGTCTCGATGGGCTGGCGGCAGGGGTCGCCGCGATCATCGCCCTAGGACTGGTCGTCCTCATCTATATCTCGGGACACGCAGGATTTTCCTCCTATCTGGGGGTGCTGCACCTGACAGGCGCAGGGGAATTGACCATCTTTGCATCCGCGATGTGTGTCGCATGCCTGGGGTTTCTGTGGTTTAACGGCTATCCGGCGACTGTCTTTATGGGGGATACTGGATCGCTCTCCTTAGGAGCTGCCATTGCGGTCATCGCCGTGATGGTCAAAAAAGAGCTTCTGTTACCACTGCTCTGTGCCGTCTTTTTTGTCGAAACCCTATCGGTCATTCTGCAGACTGCTTATTTCCGCTATACCCGTCGCAAGACAGGCACGGGGAAGCGGATCTTTCGCATGGCACCCCTGCATCACCATTATGAGGCAAAAGGTATGCACGAGGTAAAAATTGTTACCCGTTTCTGCCTTGTGACCGTAATCACCATGTTGGCAACCCTACTCTCGCTCCGGATCCGATGA
- a CDS encoding DUF262 domain-containing protein, whose product MTTFDSTKKQLPEVIREITSGKIQLPNFQRGWIWDDEHIRSLLISIGRSFPVGAVMLLKTGGDIRFQVRPIENLAPNKNYPDPEHLILDGQQRLTTLTQVLALGQPVKTFNKKGRPIERFYYVDIERALEDETLEDAFIAVGPDRTIRTNFGRDIELDLSTREKECTSFYFPCNQILSALSWTLDLVKFNPNRAEDFTTFSKVFIEAFTAYELPVISLGKNTTPEAVCLIFEKVNTGGVDLSVFELVTASFAADGYNLREDWYGDESKGREGRSTKLKNEPILRDIKSTDFLQAVSILRSYEKRKQDIEAGKIGKRISPVSAKRRTVLSLKLNDYKKWAPVVEDGFLLAAKFMQRQCFFNPKELPYRTQLIPLATVLSQIGNEQWLIPNIYDRLSQWFWCGVLGELYGGAVETRIANDFEQLMRWIMGDPKDTTIDLPRTIVDAAFQESRLDTLRSRNSAAYKGLNVLVLREGAKDFFKKATVQELNALGYDLDIHHIFPRAWCKEEEIEPKTFDSIVNKTMISSQTNRMIGGNAPSEYLSSIQTHKQVSISEEKMDEILLTHCIPPKSLRDDDFESFMAGRKNKLIRIIESVMVKSVQRDQSL is encoded by the coding sequence ATGACAACCTTTGATAGCACAAAAAAACAGCTCCCTGAGGTAATCCGGGAGATCACCTCAGGGAAGATTCAATTGCCGAATTTTCAGCGTGGGTGGATCTGGGATGATGAACATATTCGTTCCCTTCTTATAAGCATTGGTCGTTCTTTCCCGGTTGGTGCAGTCATGCTGTTAAAAACAGGTGGTGATATTCGCTTTCAAGTAAGACCAATCGAAAATTTGGCACCCAATAAGAATTACCCCGACCCTGAACATCTGATTCTGGATGGTCAGCAACGTTTAACAACACTTACGCAGGTTCTTGCACTTGGACAACCTGTAAAAACGTTCAATAAAAAAGGAAGGCCGATTGAGCGGTTTTACTATGTTGATATTGAGCGTGCACTAGAAGACGAAACTCTAGAGGATGCGTTCATCGCCGTCGGACCGGATCGGACAATTCGGACAAATTTCGGTCGTGACATAGAGTTGGACTTATCAACGCGAGAAAAGGAATGCACCTCCTTCTACTTCCCTTGCAATCAGATTCTAAGCGCCCTTAGCTGGACACTAGATCTTGTCAAATTCAATCCTAATCGCGCCGAGGATTTCACTACCTTTAGTAAAGTGTTTATTGAAGCATTTACGGCTTACGAATTGCCCGTGATTTCACTCGGGAAGAATACCACTCCAGAAGCGGTTTGCCTAATCTTTGAAAAGGTGAATACAGGTGGGGTAGACCTGTCCGTGTTTGAGCTTGTTACCGCCAGCTTTGCTGCTGATGGCTACAATCTTCGTGAAGACTGGTATGGGGACGAATCCAAAGGACGTGAAGGTCGATCTACTAAACTGAAAAACGAGCCGATACTACGTGACATAAAATCCACTGATTTTTTGCAGGCTGTATCCATTCTACGAAGTTATGAAAAACGAAAACAAGACATCGAAGCGGGAAAGATCGGCAAAAGAATCTCTCCAGTTAGCGCAAAGCGAAGGACTGTTCTCTCTCTGAAGCTGAACGACTATAAGAAATGGGCTCCTGTGGTCGAAGACGGATTCCTTCTTGCCGCGAAGTTCATGCAAAGGCAATGTTTTTTTAATCCCAAAGAGCTTCCTTACCGAACACAACTAATCCCGCTTGCGACAGTACTTTCTCAAATCGGAAATGAACAGTGGCTCATACCAAATATCTATGATCGCTTGTCACAATGGTTTTGGTGTGGAGTGCTGGGCGAACTCTATGGCGGAGCAGTTGAGACACGCATCGCGAATGATTTTGAACAATTGATGAGATGGATCATGGGTGATCCCAAGGATACGACTATTGATTTGCCTCGCACAATCGTGGACGCGGCGTTCCAAGAAAGCCGCCTTGACACATTGCGTTCTCGAAATAGTGCCGCGTACAAGGGACTAAACGTTCTTGTGTTGCGGGAAGGTGCGAAGGATTTTTTCAAAAAAGCAACCGTTCAAGAACTCAACGCCTTGGGGTATGACTTAGACATACACCACATATTCCCAAGAGCATGGTGCAAAGAAGAAGAAATCGAGCCAAAGACTTTCGACTCAATCGTTAATAAAACGATGATATCCTCACAGACCAATAGGATGATCGGTGGTAATGCACCATCAGAGTACCTGTCTTCTATTCAGACACACAAGCAAGTTTCGATCTCCGAGGAGAAAATGGACGAGATATTGCTGACCCATTGCATACCTCCAAAATCGCTTAGAGATGATGACTTCGAATCCTTTATGGCAGGCCGCAAAAATAAGCTCATCAGGATCATAGAATCCGTAATGGTGAAATCGGTGCAAAGGGATCAATCACTGTGA
- a CDS encoding UDP-N-acetylmuramoyl-L-alanyl-D-glutamate--2,6-diaminopimelate ligase, which produces MNWTDLHTRLASEGLLMDPAAPALDLTVTGVSQDSRHVHPGYVFTAVQGTQFDGHAYIQNALDAGAYIIVCQEKPGQDPRFVQVSNTRKAAAVIAATFYGDPAASLHLTGVTGTNGKTTTGALVQHVLECTGTMTGLIGTVSYVTGQTTYPAQLTTPDATQLQPMLAEMVRAGCQACVIEVSSHALDQYRTATLNFSVGVFTNLMHDHLDYHTTAEQYLKSKKRLFDDLSPDAVAVYNQDDQAGRRMVENTQATQCSFGQNTDADIRFSIVKDSPNGLQLRLDGQTSTFRLAGTFNAYNLAAAYGAARASGLPRTDVIEALSEARPVPGRFEQYLCDDATRIVVDFAHTPDALEQVLRSLAHARQETARLWCVFGCGGNRDTMKRPLMGAVAEELADHVVVTNDNPRTEPAQAIAEDILRGMKKPERAHLILSRTEAVQHVAQACSAGDIVLVAGRGHESAQDKNGVQVKLKDQDLVLEAFASRNPKPLI; this is translated from the coding sequence ATGAACTGGACTGATCTACATACCCGATTGGCCAGCGAGGGATTGCTCATGGACCCTGCTGCACCTGCACTGGACTTAACGGTCACCGGGGTCAGTCAGGACAGCCGCCATGTGCATCCAGGATACGTCTTCACCGCCGTACAAGGAACGCAGTTCGATGGACATGCTTACATCCAAAATGCACTGGATGCAGGTGCATACATCATTGTCTGCCAGGAGAAACCGGGCCAAGATCCACGCTTCGTTCAGGTGTCCAACACACGAAAAGCCGCTGCTGTGATCGCAGCAACTTTCTACGGCGATCCAGCTGCTTCCCTGCATCTCACAGGTGTAACCGGAACCAATGGAAAAACCACTACCGGAGCACTTGTACAACATGTTCTTGAGTGCACCGGAACCATGACAGGTCTGATTGGAACGGTATCCTACGTTACCGGGCAAACGACCTACCCTGCCCAACTCACGACCCCCGATGCAACGCAACTTCAGCCCATGCTGGCAGAGATGGTTCGCGCAGGCTGTCAAGCATGCGTGATTGAAGTTTCGTCTCATGCCCTAGATCAGTATCGAACTGCCACGCTGAACTTTTCGGTCGGCGTATTCACCAATTTGATGCATGATCACCTGGACTACCATACGACTGCGGAGCAGTATCTCAAAAGCAAAAAACGCCTCTTTGATGACCTGAGCCCCGACGCAGTTGCGGTTTATAATCAGGACGATCAGGCAGGCCGACGTATGGTGGAGAACACCCAGGCGACACAGTGCTCCTTCGGTCAGAATACCGACGCAGATATTCGATTCAGTATTGTGAAGGACAGCCCCAACGGCCTCCAATTGCGTCTGGATGGCCAAACCAGTACGTTTCGGCTGGCAGGAACATTCAATGCTTATAATCTGGCTGCTGCCTATGGAGCCGCACGTGCGAGTGGGCTGCCGCGCACAGATGTCATTGAGGCTCTGTCTGAGGCCCGCCCTGTCCCCGGCAGATTCGAGCAGTACCTGTGCGATGATGCCACACGGATTGTCGTTGATTTTGCACATACACCGGACGCGCTGGAGCAGGTCCTTCGGTCACTGGCTCATGCCCGCCAAGAAACGGCTCGGCTGTGGTGCGTATTTGGATGCGGCGGCAACCGGGACACCATGAAGCGCCCCCTCATGGGCGCAGTCGCAGAGGAGCTGGCCGATCATGTGGTCGTTACGAATGATAATCCGAGGACGGAACCTGCACAGGCAATCGCTGAAGACATCCTCCGTGGTATGAAAAAGCCCGAACGGGCACACCTGATTCTCTCAAGGACCGAAGCCGTGCAACATGTTGCACAAGCATGCAGCGCTGGAGACATTGTACTTGTTGCGGGCCGAGGGCACGAGTCTGCTCAGGACAAAAATGGGGTTCAGGTCAAATTAAAAGATCAGGACCTAGTCCTTGAGGCCTTTGCTTCACGCAACCCGAAACCCCTCATCTGA
- the rsmH gene encoding 16S rRNA (cytosine(1402)-N(4))-methyltransferase RsmH: MSTVPYATAYHAPVLSQTVLKYLVTDINGTYVDATAGGGGHVAAILSVLSSRGRVVAVDRDADAVQTVEARLPDAIKMKQLVVYKGRFSNLQNLIPNLLPVTGLLLDLGVSSHQLDSGQRGFSHRQRAHLDMRMDTEFDITAADIVNGSTEDELVNILRSWGEEPYARRIARAITANQPVETTTDLAHIVRDAVPTRWESRAVSRTFQALRIAVNGELDELAQLLESSPKIVAEGGRMVVISYHSLEDRMVKRMLRDGVLEGESRRDLYGNRLVPWKPVTRRPVVPDAAEIAANRRSRSARLRAGVRCPVPVST; the protein is encoded by the coding sequence ATGTCTACCGTTCCTTATGCAACCGCCTACCATGCACCTGTTCTCTCACAAACTGTACTGAAATACTTGGTAACGGACATCAACGGCACGTATGTCGATGCGACTGCGGGAGGCGGCGGGCATGTTGCTGCTATTCTCTCTGTGTTGTCGTCTAGAGGGAGGGTCGTTGCAGTTGATCGGGACGCGGACGCGGTCCAAACCGTGGAAGCACGGCTGCCCGATGCTATCAAGATGAAGCAACTGGTCGTATATAAGGGGAGATTCAGCAACTTGCAGAACCTGATCCCAAACCTTCTTCCCGTCACGGGGCTTTTACTGGACCTTGGCGTCTCCTCTCATCAACTGGACTCCGGTCAAAGGGGATTCAGCCATCGTCAACGTGCCCACCTGGACATGCGGATGGACACTGAATTCGATATCACTGCAGCAGATATCGTGAATGGATCGACTGAAGATGAACTGGTAAATATCCTCCGCTCCTGGGGAGAAGAGCCCTATGCACGGCGAATCGCCCGAGCGATCACTGCGAACCAGCCCGTTGAAACTACCACAGACCTGGCCCACATTGTGCGCGATGCAGTCCCGACCCGATGGGAGTCTCGGGCAGTTTCCCGCACATTCCAAGCCCTTCGCATTGCCGTCAATGGAGAATTGGATGAGCTGGCACAGCTTCTTGAATCCAGCCCGAAAATTGTGGCAGAAGGAGGCAGGATGGTCGTCATCAGCTATCACTCCCTTGAAGACCGGATGGTTAAGCGGATGCTGCGTGACGGGGTTCTGGAAGGAGAATCGAGACGAGATCTCTACGGGAACCGACTTGTGCCTTGGAAACCAGTCACGCGCCGACCTGTCGTTCCTGATGCTGCAGAGATTGCGGCAAACCGCCGATCCCGAAGTGCACGGCTGCGTGCAGGAGTTCGTTGTCCCGTACCTGTCAGTACATAA
- the mraZ gene encoding division/cell wall cluster transcriptional repressor MraZ, whose product MPGFKGQATYSVDGKGRIAIPSRMRACMSPEAHSTLVITRGFERCIFAYPLDEWLEIEDQISKLNPYSEKHRSFIRQFMRWAEEVTIDAKGRIPLQRPLLEYAGIEKTSLILGSQKYLEVWDPQRFEEYLAAEETDYETLAAEVMGS is encoded by the coding sequence ATGCCTGGATTTAAGGGACAGGCGACGTATTCAGTTGATGGAAAAGGGCGCATCGCGATCCCCTCTAGAATGCGTGCGTGCATGAGCCCGGAGGCGCACAGCACCCTGGTGATCACGCGCGGATTTGAGCGTTGCATCTTTGCCTACCCGCTTGATGAATGGCTGGAGATTGAAGATCAGATCTCGAAACTCAACCCCTATAGCGAAAAACACAGATCATTCATTCGCCAATTCATGAGATGGGCGGAAGAAGTAACCATAGATGCAAAGGGGCGAATCCCCCTTCAACGACCACTGCTTGAGTATGCAGGAATAGAAAAAACAAGTTTAATTCTTGGAAGCCAGAAGTATCTCGAGGTCTGGGATCCCCAAAGATTCGAAGAATATCTGGCTGCCGAAGAAACGGATTATGAAACGCTTGCGGCGGAGGTTATGGGAAGCTGA
- a CDS encoding CTP synthase — protein MRSKYIFVTGGVSSSLGKGIFCASLGRLLEAHGLRVSIQKLDPYINVDPGTMNPYEHGEVFVTHDGAETDLDLGHYERFLGHETSQANNVTTGRVYSEVIGKERAGEYLGKTVQIVPHIIDEIKAWIVRLAESEELDVIISEIGGTVGDIESLPYLEAIRQLRYEMGSINAQVAHLTLVPYLAAAGELKTKPTQHSVKTLLSYGLQPDLLVCRSERSLDKELREKIARFCNVETRGVIEAADARSIYEVPLQLARQGVEKLVLERLGLADPQTQKPITSEPELAEWTRFVQRLHAPDKEVRIALVGKYVAHQDAYKSITESFILAGAKLSAHVDVSFVESEEIDEHNCEAMLQDAKGILVAPGFGSRGIEGKIATARYARINKVPFLGICLGLQCAIIAFARDVCDLQGAHSTEFDPNSPWPVIDLMASQKNISDKGGTMRLGAYNCEITEGSQVHSIYNKTQVRERHRHRYEVNNSIKHRLEKKGLRFTGINPESGLVEIAELPTHPWYIGVQFHPEYRSTVGNPHPLFMSFVAAALEHEG, from the coding sequence GTGAGAAGTAAATATATATTCGTGACCGGCGGAGTTTCGTCTTCGCTCGGAAAAGGTATCTTCTGTGCATCTCTAGGCCGACTGCTCGAAGCCCATGGCCTTCGGGTCTCCATCCAAAAGTTGGACCCATACATTAATGTAGATCCGGGCACCATGAATCCCTATGAGCATGGGGAGGTGTTTGTTACTCATGACGGAGCCGAGACGGATCTGGATCTCGGGCATTACGAACGATTTCTCGGACACGAAACCAGCCAGGCAAATAATGTTACCACCGGCCGCGTCTACAGCGAGGTGATTGGGAAAGAGCGCGCCGGCGAATATCTCGGAAAAACCGTCCAGATTGTCCCCCACATCATTGATGAAATTAAAGCGTGGATCGTGCGCCTTGCAGAGAGTGAAGAACTAGATGTCATCATCTCAGAGATTGGCGGCACAGTTGGGGATATTGAAAGCCTGCCCTACCTCGAAGCGATTCGGCAGTTGCGCTACGAAATGGGATCCATCAATGCGCAGGTGGCACATCTAACGCTGGTACCTTACCTCGCAGCTGCGGGCGAACTGAAAACCAAGCCTACTCAGCATTCGGTAAAAACACTGCTCTCCTATGGCCTGCAGCCCGACCTCCTGGTCTGCCGCTCGGAGCGCTCGCTGGACAAAGAGTTGCGTGAAAAAATTGCCCGCTTCTGTAACGTGGAAACCCGTGGAGTGATAGAGGCAGCTGACGCCCGCTCCATCTACGAGGTCCCTCTTCAACTAGCCCGACAGGGAGTTGAGAAACTGGTTCTTGAACGACTGGGATTGGCAGATCCTCAAACACAAAAACCTATTACTAGTGAGCCCGAGCTGGCTGAATGGACTCGCTTTGTTCAGCGGTTGCATGCGCCGGACAAAGAAGTGCGCATCGCATTGGTCGGGAAATATGTAGCCCATCAGGATGCCTACAAGTCCATCACCGAATCATTTATTCTGGCCGGTGCAAAGCTGTCTGCTCATGTGGATGTAAGCTTTGTTGAAAGTGAGGAGATCGATGAACACAACTGTGAGGCGATGCTCCAGGATGCAAAGGGAATTCTGGTGGCACCTGGTTTTGGCTCGCGTGGGATCGAGGGGAAGATCGCAACAGCTCGTTACGCCCGGATCAATAAAGTCCCTTTCCTTGGAATCTGCCTGGGGCTTCAGTGTGCCATCATCGCATTTGCACGGGATGTCTGTGACCTGCAAGGAGCGCACTCGACCGAGTTTGACCCGAATTCGCCCTGGCCGGTCATTGATCTGATGGCGAGTCAGAAGAATATATCCGACAAGGGCGGAACGATGCGGCTTGGTGCATACAACTGCGAGATCACAGAGGGCTCGCAGGTGCACTCTATTTATAACAAGACCCAAGTGCGTGAACGGCATCGCCACCGATACGAGGTCAATAATTCCATCAAACACCGCCTCGAAAAAAAAGGGCTGAGGTTCACCGGAATCAATCCGGAAAGTGGGCTCGTGGAAATTGCTGAACTGCCCACCCACCCCTGGTACATCGGCGTACAGTTCCATCCCGAGTACCGTTCCACCGTGGGCAATCCCCACCCCCTGTTTATGTCATTCGTCGCCGCCGCGCTCGAACACGAGGGGTAA
- a CDS encoding class I SAM-dependent methyltransferase, whose amino-acid sequence MEYDSIKDRISRWLDSYPKLLPLLFAVLDLLFLRTWYVHRALREMKLGPDSKLLDAGTGFGQYAWHTLRKYPGVFVTATDLKEDYLERASKCFEAFGLAGRIELQVEDLTDPNVTGLFDCILAVDVLEHIEEDEAAIHHFAQRLQREGCLIISTPSDQGGSDVHNKDQKSFIGEHVRDGYNLKGLMQMLTHAGLEIVNAQYSYGAWGSLAWRLLIKFPMLLLGRSLFFAPLVALYYVPVLPLGLLMNTLDLHNANTRGTGLIVVARQST is encoded by the coding sequence ATGGAGTATGACTCAATTAAGGATCGGATCAGCCGCTGGCTCGACTCGTATCCGAAACTGCTCCCTCTGCTTTTTGCTGTACTGGATCTGTTGTTTCTCCGAACCTGGTACGTTCACCGGGCGCTCCGGGAAATGAAACTGGGACCAGATTCAAAGCTCCTAGATGCCGGGACCGGCTTTGGACAATATGCATGGCATACGTTGCGTAAATACCCCGGCGTCTTTGTTACGGCAACGGATCTCAAGGAAGATTATCTGGAGCGCGCCTCCAAATGTTTTGAAGCATTTGGACTTGCGGGTCGGATTGAACTACAAGTTGAAGACCTCACAGATCCAAATGTAACCGGTCTCTTTGACTGTATTCTAGCGGTAGATGTCCTTGAGCACATTGAAGAGGATGAGGCAGCAATTCATCATTTTGCCCAGCGCCTGCAACGCGAAGGATGCTTGATCATCAGCACTCCGAGCGATCAGGGAGGATCCGACGTCCATAACAAGGATCAGAAGAGCTTTATTGGTGAGCATGTCCGCGACGGCTATAACCTCAAGGGGCTCATGCAAATGCTCACACATGCCGGGCTCGAAATCGTTAATGCACAGTATAGCTATGGAGCTTGGGGATCCCTGGCCTGGCGCCTACTGATCAAGTTCCCGATGCTGCTTCTTGGCAGGTCATTGTTTTTTGCGCCACTGGTTGCACTCTATTACGTGCCCGTGCTGCCATTGGGCCTACTGATGAATACTCTTGACCTGCACAACGCAAATACGCGCGGAACGGGATTGATTGTCGTTGCACGCCAAAGTACCTGA
- a CDS encoding transpeptidase family protein, with protein sequence MLGRMYVVLTGLALMPLIIAGQLIWLNVEEGVHLRELGRRQAESQQLLLPQRGEILDIHGRALAVNSPHYNLALDPTVPEFTEQKPAFLARLSDLTDTSTRQLESRIENRASAQFVRLIDLTPEQRREVASWEIPGVILEERSQRKYVYGTTAAHIIGHIDTDGVGKAGLELEYNEYLKGQPGRRTLFRDRRGYLRVDAEGVVVPATDGETLVLTIDLIRQTIMEEELAAGVAEARAIRGSAIAVDPKSGAVLAMANFPTFDANMPLEAPVSAWRNRAVTDRLEPGSAFKMIAASAALETGTVSMDQLVNTGDGTIEVSGYTLDDIARYGEITFNDVIVKSSNVGMALTTRPMAPEELYRYIRNFGFGQKTWIDLPGEVGGLLKRTNQWSRTTKTALSIGYEIDVTPMQMVMAYAALANDGLLRQPYIVAERRDVTGHVLWRATDDPARADSIRRVLKEETVAMLQPALIEVVQRGTATDAQVEGLTIAGKTGTARKVVNGAYGSEYRATFVGFYPAENPQVAMIVILDEPETSIYGGRVSAPIFKRIAERWIATFPASGLPTPQEGWRFQVQRDSLAPRPSTVVVSEESAQRSRVKVQTATDKAELTVMPDVLGLDARTAWFLLSSKGLDVQLNGTGLVIGQSPEPGAAVDTDVILQLQHHELD encoded by the coding sequence ATACTGGGGAGGATGTATGTCGTGCTGACCGGTTTGGCGCTCATGCCGCTGATCATTGCCGGACAGCTGATCTGGCTCAACGTTGAAGAGGGAGTTCATCTGCGTGAGCTGGGTCGGCGTCAAGCAGAGTCCCAACAGTTGCTCCTGCCACAACGAGGAGAGATTCTTGACATTCATGGACGGGCTCTAGCCGTGAATTCTCCACACTATAATCTCGCACTGGACCCCACTGTGCCCGAATTCACGGAGCAAAAACCCGCTTTCCTGGCTCGCCTGTCCGATTTAACCGATACCTCTACAAGACAGCTTGAGTCACGAATCGAGAATCGGGCGAGTGCGCAATTTGTCCGACTCATCGATCTGACACCGGAGCAGCGAAGAGAGGTCGCCTCCTGGGAGATACCCGGCGTCATTCTCGAAGAACGCTCACAACGTAAGTATGTCTACGGAACAACGGCTGCCCATATCATCGGACATATAGATACAGACGGCGTAGGTAAAGCGGGTCTCGAGCTTGAATACAATGAGTACCTGAAAGGGCAGCCAGGACGGCGTACTCTTTTCAGAGATCGCCGCGGATACCTCCGCGTTGATGCGGAGGGGGTCGTCGTTCCGGCCACCGATGGAGAGACCCTCGTACTTACGATTGATCTCATCCGCCAGACAATTATGGAGGAAGAACTCGCGGCTGGTGTCGCGGAAGCCCGTGCAATTCGAGGAAGTGCGATTGCAGTGGACCCCAAAAGTGGAGCCGTTCTGGCCATGGCCAATTTTCCCACCTTTGATGCAAATATGCCGCTAGAGGCACCGGTATCCGCCTGGCGCAACCGCGCGGTCACCGACCGACTGGAACCTGGTTCCGCCTTCAAAATGATTGCGGCATCCGCAGCACTGGAAACGGGCACCGTCTCCATGGATCAACTGGTTAACACCGGTGACGGAACAATTGAGGTATCTGGTTACACCTTGGACGATATCGCGAGATACGGGGAAATCACCTTCAATGATGTGATCGTAAAGAGCAGCAACGTGGGAATGGCGCTCACCACGCGGCCCATGGCTCCAGAAGAGCTGTACCGGTACATACGCAACTTTGGATTTGGGCAAAAAACCTGGATTGACCTGCCCGGGGAGGTCGGCGGACTCCTCAAGCGCACTAATCAATGGAGCAGGACCACGAAAACCGCACTCAGTATCGGGTACGAGATTGATGTGACCCCGATGCAGATGGTGATGGCATACGCGGCCCTCGCGAATGACGGTTTGTTGCGTCAGCCGTATATCGTGGCTGAACGACGGGACGTGACCGGACATGTGCTCTGGCGTGCAACCGATGATCCGGCCCGAGCCGACTCCATCCGAAGGGTCCTGAAGGAAGAAACCGTTGCCATGCTCCAGCCAGCTCTCATTGAGGTTGTTCAGAGAGGGACCGCAACGGATGCTCAGGTTGAAGGATTGACCATCGCGGGAAAGACCGGGACCGCCCGTAAAGTGGTCAATGGTGCCTACGGCAGCGAGTACCGGGCAACGTTCGTTGGCTTCTATCCGGCCGAAAATCCACAAGTAGCCATGATCGTGATTTTGGATGAACCCGAAACCAGTATTTATGGCGGTAGGGTCTCCGCCCCCATATTCAAGAGAATCGCAGAGCGATGGATCGCAACCTTCCCAGCATCTGGACTTCCCACTCCACAGGAAGGATGGAGGTTTCAGGTGCAACGAGACAGTCTTGCACCACGACCTAGCACCGTAGTGGTCTCCGAAGAATCTGCTCAGCGAAGCCGTGTGAAAGTTCAAACTGCAACCGATAAGGCAGAGCTGACGGTGATGCCAGATGTTTTGGGGCTCGATGCTCGGACCGCATGGTTTTTGTTGAGCTCCAAAGGGCTGGATGTACAACTGAATGGAACCGGCCTGGTAATCGGGCAATCTCCGGAGCCCGGAGCGGCCGTGGACACAGACGTAATCCTTCAATTACAGCACCATGAACTGGACTGA